A DNA window from Halomicrobium mukohataei DSM 12286 contains the following coding sequences:
- a CDS encoding SDR family oxidoreductase: MSVEFDFDGSVVLVTGVGGALGGAVARAFDDAGATVCGADIVAPESEDFLLDETEAIDYYQGDFTDEDDVADIVAGVVEEHGRLDALCNIAGTWRGGDPIHETDADTFDFLFDVNLKTMFLASKHALPHLRESEGAVVSVSARSSLEGGEGDGIYRATKAGVRLLTETIAAENEGVVRANAVMPSVIDTPMNREMMPDADFETWVDPDDIATMMLFLCSEGAPVTSGAAVPVYGEA, encoded by the coding sequence ATGTCAGTCGAATTTGACTTCGACGGCAGCGTCGTACTGGTGACCGGCGTCGGCGGTGCTCTCGGTGGTGCCGTCGCTCGTGCGTTCGACGACGCCGGTGCGACGGTCTGTGGAGCCGACATCGTCGCCCCGGAGAGCGAGGACTTCCTGCTCGACGAGACGGAAGCCATCGACTACTACCAGGGCGATTTCACCGACGAGGACGACGTGGCCGACATCGTGGCCGGTGTGGTCGAAGAGCACGGCCGCCTCGACGCCCTCTGTAACATCGCCGGGACGTGGCGCGGCGGCGATCCGATCCACGAGACCGACGCCGACACGTTCGACTTCCTGTTCGACGTAAATCTCAAGACGATGTTTCTGGCGTCGAAACACGCGCTTCCGCACCTCCGAGAGAGTGAGGGTGCCGTCGTCTCGGTCTCGGCGCGCTCCTCGCTTGAGGGTGGCGAGGGCGACGGAATCTACCGCGCGACCAAGGCCGGCGTGCGACTTCTGACCGAGACGATTGCCGCCGAAAACGAGGGGGTCGTCCGGGCCAACGCGGTCATGCCGAGCGTCATCGACACGCCGATGAACCGCGAGATGATGCCCGACGCCGACTTCGAGACGTGGGTCGACCCGGACGATATCGCGACGATGATGCTGTTCCTGTGCTCGGAGGGAGCCCCCGTCACCAGCGGCGCTGCGGTCCCGGTGTACGGCGAAGCCTGA
- a CDS encoding methyl-accepting chemotaxis protein, with translation MSSETSSLLPEFIGDSYALRLGLALALAVIVVIAVGAVVSVQASDELESDVASDLRATSATQADQIDAWLESARQSVRMTSALPVFESGSTSEIQAQLNTLQDNDRLPADVVAVHYVDTTTMEIEASSNEDFVGVDASEQGAPFATDPPSFEGPDDTHVTDPFQVSIVDHPIIAVLSPVEGDSDHAIVFMTDLKERTEAFSDQRDGSYTAVVNDDGQYIAHPNSSKINTAHDGSMTMPASGESGFVAMGDTLMGMTTLETADWTVMVHSDRSEAYALSSQINSDLIGIVLFAVINLGLVGVTIGSGTIVSLRRLSNRAEEMGAGDLDVDLTTARTDEIGSLYQSLDDMRTNLRETISDAEEARREAEQAKSDAQQAREDAEEEQAEMEALTGHLELKATEYSDALSSAADGDLTVRVDTESMNDAMSEVGEEINAMLADLSTTIAEMKSFASNVLQASDDVGTNAQRVDRASQQVSESIQEIFDGTNEQSERLQNAASEMENLSAASEEMAASAQQVADTSQSAAEVGEDGRSAAQEAIEEMNSIEAETEETVAEINALDEDLDEIGEIVSVITQIVEQTNMLALNASIEAAHADAEGAGFAVVADEIKGLAEETKEAAGDIEERIERIQSQAGDTVETMESTSQRITDGVETVEEAVNALETIVEYTEEVDAGIQEIDRATEEQAETATELLEMIDKLTEISQETATEADTVAGAAEDQAHSIGEVSDSATELRQRADELEQALDRFSVQSAESPGQQTTAATDDD, from the coding sequence ATGAGTTCTGAGACATCATCTCTCCTTCCTGAGTTTATCGGGGACAGTTACGCCCTGCGACTCGGACTCGCGCTGGCGCTGGCGGTGATCGTCGTCATCGCCGTCGGCGCTGTGGTGAGCGTCCAGGCTTCAGACGAGCTGGAGTCCGACGTAGCGTCCGATCTGCGCGCGACCTCGGCGACTCAGGCCGACCAGATCGACGCGTGGCTCGAGTCGGCTCGACAGAGCGTCCGGATGACCTCTGCGCTGCCGGTCTTCGAGTCCGGGTCGACCAGCGAGATACAGGCGCAGTTGAACACCTTACAGGACAACGACAGGCTCCCGGCCGACGTCGTCGCAGTCCACTACGTCGACACGACGACGATGGAGATCGAGGCCAGTTCGAACGAGGACTTCGTCGGCGTCGACGCCAGCGAGCAGGGAGCGCCGTTCGCGACCGACCCCCCGAGCTTCGAGGGGCCGGACGACACGCACGTGACCGATCCATTCCAGGTCTCGATCGTCGACCACCCGATCATCGCCGTTCTCTCGCCGGTCGAGGGCGACAGCGATCACGCGATCGTCTTCATGACCGATCTGAAGGAGCGGACGGAGGCGTTCTCCGACCAGCGTGACGGGTCATACACCGCCGTGGTCAACGACGACGGTCAGTACATCGCCCACCCCAACAGTAGCAAGATCAACACGGCACACGACGGCAGCATGACGATGCCGGCGTCGGGTGAATCCGGGTTCGTGGCGATGGGCGACACGCTGATGGGCATGACGACGCTCGAAACGGCCGACTGGACGGTGATGGTCCACTCCGACCGGAGCGAGGCCTACGCGCTGAGCTCCCAGATCAACTCCGACCTGATCGGGATCGTGTTGTTCGCGGTGATCAACCTCGGGCTCGTCGGCGTCACGATCGGGAGCGGCACGATCGTCTCCCTTCGCCGACTCTCCAACAGGGCCGAGGAGATGGGTGCCGGCGACCTCGACGTGGACCTGACCACCGCCCGGACCGACGAGATCGGCTCGCTGTACCAGTCGCTCGACGACATGCGGACGAACCTCCGAGAGACGATCTCAGACGCCGAGGAGGCACGACGCGAGGCCGAGCAAGCCAAGAGCGACGCCCAACAGGCTCGTGAGGACGCCGAGGAAGAGCAGGCAGAGATGGAGGCACTGACGGGCCACCTCGAACTGAAGGCCACCGAGTACAGTGACGCACTGTCCTCTGCGGCCGACGGCGACCTCACCGTCCGCGTCGACACCGAGAGCATGAACGACGCGATGAGCGAGGTCGGCGAGGAGATCAACGCCATGCTGGCGGATCTCTCTACGACCATCGCCGAGATGAAGTCCTTCGCGAGCAACGTGTTGCAGGCGAGCGACGACGTGGGGACGAACGCCCAGCGGGTCGACCGGGCCAGCCAGCAGGTCAGCGAGTCGATCCAGGAGATCTTCGACGGGACGAACGAACAGAGCGAACGACTCCAGAACGCGGCCTCGGAGATGGAGAACCTCTCTGCGGCCTCCGAGGAGATGGCGGCGTCGGCCCAGCAGGTGGCCGACACGTCCCAGTCGGCCGCCGAGGTCGGCGAAGACGGCCGTAGTGCGGCCCAGGAGGCCATCGAGGAGATGAACAGCATCGAGGCCGAGACCGAGGAGACCGTCGCCGAGATCAACGCGCTCGACGAGGATCTCGACGAGATCGGCGAGATCGTCTCGGTGATCACCCAGATCGTCGAGCAGACCAACATGCTCGCGCTCAACGCCTCGATCGAGGCGGCCCACGCCGACGCGGAGGGCGCGGGCTTCGCCGTCGTCGCAGACGAGATCAAGGGCCTCGCCGAAGAGACCAAAGAGGCCGCGGGGGACATCGAGGAGCGCATCGAGCGCATCCAGTCACAGGCCGGCGACACCGTCGAGACGATGGAGTCGACCAGCCAGCGGATCACCGACGGCGTCGAGACCGTCGAAGAGGCCGTCAACGCCCTGGAGACCATTGTCGAGTACACGGAGGAGGTCGACGCCGGTATCCAGGAGATCGACCGGGCGACCGAAGAGCAGGCAGAGACGGCGACGGAGCTGCTGGAGATGATCGACAAGCTGACCGAGATCAGCCAGGAGACCGCGACGGAGGCGGACACGGTCGCCGGTGCGGCCGAGGACCAGGCACACTCCATCGGCGAGGTGTCTGACTCCGCGACGGAACTCAGACAGCGTGCAGACGAACTCGAACAGGCGCTCGACCGGTTCTCGGTGCAGTCTGCCGAGAGTCCCGGCCAGCAGACGACTGCGGCCACTGACGACGACTAA
- a CDS encoding bacteriorhodopsin, whose product MIELWFTLGTIGMLAGTAILAYGFRLVPAERRTRYAVLVSIPGIAIFAYAIMALGIGGFDTGTHTVWIPRYVDWLLTTPLNVLFLGLFAGADRETIGKLVGLQVLTIVFGFAGAVIGGLLSWGLFALGGLAFVGVGYLLYGAITDAAVDTLSEVGFGVYETLRNFVVVLWGIYPIIWILGQSGLGLMDLETTALVVAYLDVVTKVGFGLLALSGEAIVEELGTQVFEDEDAVMAPDHDAQPSD is encoded by the coding sequence ATGATAGAACTCTGGTTCACACTCGGTACGATCGGTATGCTCGCTGGGACGGCAATTCTCGCCTACGGCTTCAGGCTCGTCCCGGCCGAGAGACGCACCCGGTACGCGGTGCTGGTCTCGATTCCCGGCATCGCGATCTTCGCCTACGCGATCATGGCACTCGGCATCGGCGGCTTCGACACGGGAACCCACACCGTCTGGATTCCCCGCTACGTCGACTGGCTGCTGACGACACCCCTGAACGTCCTGTTCCTCGGGCTGTTCGCGGGTGCCGACCGCGAGACGATCGGGAAACTCGTCGGCTTGCAGGTCCTGACGATCGTCTTCGGATTCGCGGGCGCGGTGATCGGAGGGCTGCTCTCCTGGGGACTGTTCGCGCTGGGCGGGCTCGCCTTCGTCGGCGTCGGCTACCTGCTGTACGGCGCGATCACAGACGCGGCCGTCGACACGCTCTCGGAGGTCGGATTCGGTGTCTACGAGACGCTGCGCAACTTCGTCGTCGTGCTCTGGGGCATCTATCCGATCATCTGGATCCTCGGACAGTCCGGACTCGGGCTGATGGACCTCGAAACGACGGCGCTGGTCGTCGCCTACCTCGACGTGGTGACGAAGGTCGGCTTCGGCCTGCTTGCGCTCAGTGGCGAGGCGATCGTCGAAGAACTCGGGACGCAGGTGTTCGAAGACGAGGACGCGGTGATGGCTCCAGACCACGACGCACAGCCGTCTGACTGA